The proteins below are encoded in one region of uncultured Eubacteriales bacterium:
- a CDS encoding Regulatory protein MerR: MNTYKTSEIARRIGIHPNTVRLYEALELIPKPERKENGYRVFTDFHIEQIKLARIALKVEVLQNGLRKQAIAIIKASALGNFGKAICLAEHYLQQIRTEQRNAEEAIAITEKLLSGDSQEIGTAFMTRREAADYLQISMDALRNWEMNGLLTVKRKQNGYRVYTDEDIQRLKIIRSLRLANYSLSAVLRMLNTLSQNPEADIRQVIDTPKDNDDIISVCDKLLTSLHYAEQNAKAMLGHLEKMKKQFQTNPTL, encoded by the coding sequence ATGAACACTTACAAGACCTCTGAAATTGCACGCCGTATTGGAATCCACCCCAATACAGTAAGGCTTTATGAAGCGCTTGAACTGATTCCTAAGCCGGAGCGCAAGGAAAACGGCTACCGTGTCTTTACAGATTTTCATATAGAGCAAATAAAATTAGCTAGAATTGCGCTAAAGGTTGAAGTCCTGCAAAATGGACTGAGAAAGCAAGCGATTGCTATTATTAAGGCTTCCGCGCTTGGGAATTTCGGCAAGGCAATTTGTTTGGCGGAACATTATCTGCAACAGATTAGAACTGAGCAGAGAAATGCGGAAGAAGCCATAGCAATTACCGAAAAGCTGTTATCAGGTGACAGCCAGGAAATCGGTACTGCGTTTATGACCAGAAGAGAAGCGGCTGACTATTTGCAGATCTCAATGGACGCTTTGAGAAATTGGGAGATGAACGGCTTGCTGACAGTAAAGCGTAAGCAAAATGGCTATCGCGTTTATACCGATGAAGATATTCAGCGATTGAAAATCATACGTTCCCTGCGCTTAGCAAACTACTCTCTTTCAGCGGTTTTACGAATGCTGAATACTCTATCTCAAAATCCTGAAGCGGACATTCGGCAGGTGATTGACACGCCAAAGGATAATGACGATATTATTTCTGTGTGCGATAAACTACTCACTTCACTGCATTACGCTGAACAAAACGCAAAGGCTATGCTTGGTCATCTTGAGAAGATGAAAAAACAATTTCAGACAAACCCTACACTTTAA
- a CDS encoding conserved hypothetical protein (Evidence 4 : Homologs of previously reported genes of unknown function), whose product MADFREFTFPSSDGEHQVHAAEWLPVGRAPKAVLQLVHGISEYILRYDGLARFLADNGIAVVGSDHLGHGSTARGQEEYGFLAQKGGWDYLARDVHTLRELTGVKFPGVPYFLLGHSMGSFVARTYLIRWPGTLSGCILSGTGQEPPALVAAGKGIASLLSRVKGPHSRSKLVTNLSTGAYNKKFAPTRTGADWISRDTAVVDAYAADPLCRFVPTVGMFRDMMGGLQFIADRENLAKMDVNTPVYLFSGGQDPVGGMGAGVRKVFGFFQSVGVKDLSMKLYPDGRHEMLNELERDQVYRDVLAWLENHI is encoded by the coding sequence ATGGCTGATTTTCGGGAATTTACATTTCCTTCGTCGGACGGGGAACATCAGGTCCACGCGGCGGAGTGGCTGCCGGTGGGGCGCGCGCCAAAGGCGGTGCTCCAGCTGGTGCATGGCATCTCGGAATACATTCTGCGCTACGACGGTCTCGCCCGGTTTTTGGCCGACAACGGCATCGCCGTGGTCGGGAGCGACCACCTGGGCCACGGCAGCACCGCCCGGGGACAGGAGGAGTATGGTTTCCTGGCCCAGAAGGGCGGGTGGGACTACCTGGCCCGGGACGTACACACCCTGCGGGAGCTGACGGGAGTGAAATTCCCCGGCGTCCCCTACTTCCTGTTGGGTCACTCCATGGGCTCCTTCGTGGCCCGGACCTACCTCATCCGTTGGCCGGGCACCCTGTCGGGCTGCATTCTCTCGGGCACCGGGCAGGAGCCTCCCGCCCTGGTAGCGGCGGGGAAGGGCATCGCGTCTCTCCTCTCCCGCGTAAAGGGGCCCCACAGCCGCAGCAAGCTGGTGACAAACCTGTCCACCGGGGCCTACAACAAAAAGTTCGCCCCCACTCGCACCGGCGCGGACTGGATCTCCCGGGACACGGCGGTGGTGGACGCGTACGCGGCAGACCCGCTGTGCCGTTTTGTCCCCACGGTAGGGATGTTCCGGGACATGATGGGCGGGCTTCAGTTTATCGCGGACAGGGAAAACCTGGCAAAGATGGACGTGAACACCCCGGTCTACCTCTTTTCCGGCGGGCAGGACCCGGTGGGGGGCATGGGGGCTGGGGTGCGGAAGGTCTTCGGGTTCTTTCAGAGCGTGGGGGTGAAGGACCTCTCTATGAAGCTCTACCCCGACGGGCGGCACGAGATGCTCAACGAGCTGGAGCGGGACCAGGTGTACCGGGACGTGCTGGCGTGGCTGGAAAACCATATTTAA
- a CDS encoding conserved hypothetical protein (Evidence 4 : Homologs of previously reported genes of unknown function): MKKLTEGQEGQLRALRGRLHACPEVSGRETHTKAALMAFLAEHTTLELVDRGVWFYAAHREKDSPPGVAFRADYDALATPDGGAAHLCGHDGHAAALCGVGLMLEGENVGRDVYLLFQPAEETGAGARVCAELFALECVGEIYGAHNLPGVSLGRVTTCPGTFACASLGLSLYFTGAPTHAAYPENGVSPAPAVGELLNELPRLSAPEDYQGMALCTVIGARMGEKAFGAAAADAELWLTLRAEHDGDLACLEKRILRAAGDLARDHRLGFRFEKQDVFPATENHASCARRVLRLCGGVRLETPMRWSEDFGWYLRRCRGAFFGIGAGEGHPPLHTTDYEYPDALLAPTCGAFWALIPPVE, from the coding sequence ATGAAAAAGCTGACGGAAGGACAGGAAGGACAGCTCCGGGCGCTGCGGGGCAGGCTGCACGCCTGCCCGGAGGTCTCGGGGCGAGAAACGCATACGAAGGCGGCGCTCATGGCGTTCCTGGCGGAGCACACCACGCTGGAGCTGGTGGACCGGGGTGTGTGGTTTTACGCGGCGCACCGGGAGAAAGACTCCCCGCCGGGCGTTGCGTTCCGGGCGGATTACGACGCGCTGGCTACGCCGGACGGCGGTGCCGCCCATCTCTGCGGGCACGACGGGCACGCCGCCGCCCTATGCGGCGTGGGGCTGATGCTGGAGGGTGAGAACGTGGGGCGGGATGTGTACCTGCTGTTCCAGCCCGCGGAGGAGACGGGTGCGGGCGCCCGGGTCTGCGCGGAGCTCTTTGCGCTGGAGTGCGTGGGGGAGATCTACGGGGCTCATAACCTCCCCGGGGTCTCGCTGGGCAGGGTGACTACCTGCCCGGGGACCTTTGCCTGCGCGTCCCTGGGGCTGAGCCTGTACTTTACCGGTGCGCCCACCCACGCGGCCTACCCGGAAAACGGCGTTTCCCCCGCCCCGGCGGTGGGGGAACTGCTGAACGAGCTGCCCCGCCTGTCTGCCCCGGAGGACTACCAGGGCATGGCGCTGTGCACCGTCATCGGCGCGCGGATGGGGGAGAAGGCCTTCGGGGCCGCCGCAGCGGACGCCGAGCTGTGGCTTACCCTGCGCGCTGAGCACGATGGGGACCTGGCGTGTTTGGAGAAACGTATCCTCCGCGCCGCTGGGGACCTGGCCCGGGATCACCGCCTGGGGTTCCGGTTTGAGAAACAGGACGTGTTTCCCGCGACGGAGAACCACGCGTCCTGCGCACGGCGGGTGCTGCGCCTATGCGGCGGTGTGCGGCTTGAGACGCCCATGCGCTGGAGCGAGGACTTCGGATGGTACCTCCGGCGCTGCCGGGGGGCGTTCTTCGGCATCGGGGCCGGGGAGGGGCACCCGCCCCTCCACACCACCGACTACGAGTACCCCGACGCGCTGCTGGCCCCCACCTGCGGGGCCTTCTGGGCGCTTATACCGCCCGTGGAGTGA
- a CDS encoding ABC-2 type transporter: MKAYRALLKTEIKLSLRGMDMFIFSICMPVAVVIILGAVFGNKPAFDGAEYTFLEQSFGAVSTIAICAGGVMGLPLVISEYRSRKILKRFKVTPTSPALILAVQFVIYALYSIVSLILVYLAGALFFGYQLHGSWLEFLGAYLLVMLSMFSIGLLVGGIAPNTKIASAAASLLYFPMLIFSGATLPYEVMPAALQKVADILPLTQGIKLLKAASLGLPIDSVFIPVIVMIVIGVICISISLRFFKWE, translated from the coding sequence ATGAAAGCGTATAGAGCCTTATTGAAGACGGAAATCAAGTTATCCCTTCGCGGGATGGATATGTTTATTTTTTCTATCTGTATGCCCGTTGCTGTCGTTATTATCTTGGGCGCTGTGTTCGGAAATAAGCCTGCTTTCGACGGCGCAGAATATACCTTTTTGGAGCAATCTTTCGGTGCGGTATCAACCATTGCCATTTGTGCCGGAGGTGTGATGGGGCTTCCTTTGGTCATATCTGAATATCGCAGCAGAAAAATACTAAAGCGGTTCAAGGTAACGCCTACCAGTCCCGCGCTTATCTTAGCGGTACAGTTTGTTATTTACGCGCTTTATTCCATTGTTTCACTTATCCTTGTTTATTTGGCCGGGGCATTATTCTTCGGCTACCAGTTACACGGCTCATGGCTTGAGTTTTTGGGCGCATACTTACTGGTCATGTTGTCCATGTTCAGCATCGGGCTGTTGGTAGGAGGAATTGCGCCAAACACGAAAATAGCTAGTGCTGCCGCCAGTCTGCTGTATTTCCCAATGTTAATTTTTTCGGGGGCTACTCTGCCTTACGAGGTGATGCCCGCTGCACTCCAAAAGGTAGCGGATATATTGCCATTGACACAAGGAATAAAACTTCTCAAAGCCGCTTCACTTGGTCTGCCAATAGATAGTGTTTTCATTCCGGTGATTGTGATGATTGTAATTGGAGTGATATGTATCTCGATTTCCCTCCGCTTTTTTAAGTGGGAATAA
- a CDS encoding conserved hypothetical protein (Evidence 4 : Homologs of previously reported genes of unknown function): MKIAVIGTSAICDRFLSAAQLHPEFTLSAVCGSSLVKAESFAHKYGGVPAVEDYRKLASIPGLEGVYVATPNNLHCAATVDLLRSGVPVLCEKPLAPTLAQAEEMVAASAISGTLLLEGIVPLYLPNFLAVREHLGELGHIRKALMSYCQYSSRYDNYRLGIVENAFKPEKMGGSLMDIGIYPLYQAIALFGPPQQVQASATLLETGVDGSGAVILTYPEMEITILHSKVTFTTARNEIQGEDGSLLYSSGSVPLEVELRTRQGEARSLTREQRPERMWYELDEFIRCAAAGERQSPLAPHALMLDVYRVTQEIRRQTGVVYPGEG; the protein is encoded by the coding sequence ATGAAAATAGCGGTTATCGGCACCAGCGCTATCTGCGACAGGTTCTTGTCCGCCGCCCAGCTCCACCCGGAGTTCACGCTTAGCGCGGTCTGCGGCAGCAGCCTTGTCAAGGCGGAGTCCTTTGCCCACAAGTACGGCGGCGTCCCCGCCGTGGAAGACTACCGCAAGCTCGCCTCCATCCCCGGCCTGGAAGGGGTCTATGTCGCCACGCCCAACAACCTCCACTGTGCCGCCACCGTGGACCTTTTGCGCTCCGGAGTTCCTGTTCTGTGCGAAAAGCCCCTGGCCCCCACCCTGGCCCAGGCGGAGGAGATGGTCGCCGCCTCCGCCATTAGCGGCACCCTGCTGCTGGAGGGGATCGTCCCCCTGTACCTGCCCAACTTCCTCGCCGTCCGGGAGCACCTGGGGGAGCTGGGGCATATCCGCAAGGCGCTTATGAGCTACTGCCAGTACTCCAGCCGGTACGACAACTACCGCTTGGGCATCGTGGAGAACGCCTTCAAGCCTGAGAAAATGGGCGGCTCCCTCATGGACATCGGCATCTACCCGCTCTACCAGGCCATCGCTCTCTTCGGCCCGCCCCAGCAGGTACAGGCCAGCGCCACCCTTCTGGAGACCGGGGTGGACGGCTCAGGCGCGGTCATTCTTACCTACCCCGAGATGGAGATAACGATCCTCCACTCCAAGGTCACCTTCACCACAGCCCGCAACGAGATCCAGGGCGAAGACGGCAGCCTCCTCTACTCCAGTGGCTCCGTCCCGCTGGAGGTTGAACTGCGCACCCGCCAGGGGGAGGCGCGGAGCTTGACGCGGGAGCAGCGCCCCGAGCGCATGTGGTACGAGCTGGACGAGTTCATCCGCTGCGCCGCTGCGGGGGAACGGCAGTCCCCCCTGGCCCCCCATGCGCTGATGCTGGATGTCTACCGCGTCACCCAGGAGATCCGCCGCCAGACAGGCGTGGTCTATCCCGGCGAGGGCTGA
- a CDS encoding ABC transporter related protein has product MTTIEVKNLCKYYGHIKAAEDVNISISRGEVFGLLGANGAGKSTTIECILGTKKQDAGTVSILGMDPQKERRNLFERVGVQFQETNYQDKIRVAELCEVTASLYKTALDYGALLKQFGLSDKLKSLVSELSGGQKQRLFIVLALIPNPEVLFLDELTTGLDAKARRDVWKSLATLKAKGITILLTSHFMDEVETLCDKIMIMKKGESVFYGTVQEAIEASPYEKFEDAYLWHTEEEVENESV; this is encoded by the coding sequence ATGACAACGATCGAGGTAAAAAACCTATGCAAGTATTACGGCCATATCAAAGCGGCAGAGGATGTCAATATCTCCATCTCCCGTGGAGAAGTTTTTGGATTGTTGGGTGCAAACGGTGCGGGTAAAAGCACAACCATTGAATGTATCTTAGGAACAAAGAAACAGGACGCAGGAACAGTATCCATTTTGGGAATGGATCCGCAAAAAGAGCGGAGAAATTTATTTGAGAGAGTTGGGGTTCAGTTTCAGGAAACTAATTATCAAGACAAAATAAGGGTAGCTGAGCTTTGTGAGGTCACAGCTTCGCTTTACAAAACCGCTCTGGATTATGGTGCTCTTCTAAAACAATTCGGGCTTTCTGATAAACTGAAAAGTCTTGTCAGCGAGCTCTCGGGAGGACAGAAGCAACGGCTTTTCATCGTGCTGGCATTGATTCCAAATCCTGAGGTCTTATTTTTGGACGAGCTAACCACCGGTTTGGACGCTAAGGCACGTCGAGATGTCTGGAAGAGTCTTGCCACATTAAAAGCAAAAGGAATTACGATTTTACTAACCTCTCACTTCATGGACGAGGTAGAAACCCTGTGCGACAAAATCATGATTATGAAAAAAGGCGAAAGCGTTTTTTACGGCACAGTACAAGAGGCGATTGAGGCCAGTCCTTATGAAAAATTTGAGGATGCATACCTTTGGCACACCGAGGAGGAGGTAGAAAATGAAAGCGTATAG
- the fruR gene encoding Uncharacterized HTH-type transcriptional regulator FruR yields MLTQERYQMILNLLSRRRAVTVTELTQELGASEATVRRDLNTLREMGKLNKVHGGATALSASFLTYDEDISVKSARNIESKALLGQYAATLIQDDDFVYIDAGTTTEHLVDAVGESRATFVTNGFSHAQRLARKGLKSYILGGQFKASTEAVVGSVASKNLRRYNFTKCFIGVNGISQEAGFTSPDAEEAMLKSEAVARSYMVYVLADHSKFNVVASVSFAELGKACIITDTLPDESYRSLTVIREVAQKS; encoded by the coding sequence ATGCTGACCCAGGAGCGCTATCAAATGATCTTGAACCTGTTGAGCCGCAGGCGGGCCGTCACCGTGACCGAGCTGACCCAGGAGCTGGGCGCGTCGGAGGCGACGGTACGCCGGGACCTGAATACCCTGCGGGAAATGGGCAAGCTCAACAAGGTCCATGGCGGCGCTACCGCCCTCTCCGCAAGCTTTCTCACCTATGACGAAGACATATCCGTCAAGTCCGCCCGCAACATTGAGTCCAAGGCCCTGCTGGGCCAGTACGCCGCCACCCTGATCCAGGACGACGACTTCGTCTACATCGACGCGGGCACCACCACCGAACACCTGGTGGACGCTGTGGGAGAAAGCCGGGCCACCTTCGTCACCAACGGCTTTAGCCACGCCCAGCGCCTGGCCCGCAAGGGGCTTAAGTCCTATATCCTGGGCGGTCAGTTCAAGGCCTCCACCGAGGCGGTAGTGGGCTCAGTGGCCTCCAAAAACCTGCGACGCTACAACTTTACCAAGTGTTTCATCGGGGTCAACGGCATCTCCCAGGAGGCGGGTTTCACCTCCCCCGACGCTGAGGAGGCCATGCTCAAATCCGAGGCCGTGGCCCGGTCCTATATGGTGTACGTCTTAGCCGACCACAGCAAGTTCAACGTGGTGGCGTCGGTCTCCTTTGCCGAGCTGGGGAAGGCCTGCATCATTACCGACACCCTGCCTGACGAGAGCTACCGCTCCTTAACCGTCATCCGGGAGGTCGCGCAGAAGAGTTGA
- the pepT gene encoding Peptidase T yields the protein MDVLERFLRYVSFDTQSDSESETVPSSEKQKVLGAALAAELSQIGLQNAHMDDRGYVYGWLPASAGCEGAPCVGLIAHMDTSPDLSGAEVKPRVVDYQGGDILLNAEKSLSMKAAEFESLARYKGQQLVVTDGTTLLGADDKAGVAEIFTAVEYLVAHPEIRHGRIAVGITPDEEVGRGADHFDVEGFGAAVAFTVDGGELGEIEYENFNAANAGVYIHGVNIHPGSAKDKMKNALLIAIEFASLLSPAETPGHTEGYEGFYHLHRMEGNESEASLHLLIRDHDKDKFEGKKTHLKRCADFLNKKYGPLTVELAVKDSYYNMKEKIEPHMYLIHRAKAAMKKAGVEPIVTPIRGGTDGARLSYMGLPCPNLSTGGANFHGRNEYVPVRSLEKMVEVLVNLVTEA from the coding sequence ATGGACGTATTAGAACGTTTTTTGCGCTATGTCTCCTTTGATACCCAGTCCGACAGCGAGAGTGAGACCGTCCCCTCCAGCGAAAAGCAGAAGGTTCTGGGCGCGGCCCTGGCCGCGGAGCTGAGCCAGATCGGCCTGCAAAACGCCCACATGGACGACAGGGGTTACGTATACGGCTGGCTCCCCGCCAGCGCAGGGTGCGAGGGTGCGCCCTGCGTCGGTCTCATCGCCCACATGGACACCTCTCCCGACCTCTCGGGCGCGGAGGTGAAACCCCGGGTGGTGGACTATCAGGGGGGAGACATCCTCCTCAACGCCGAGAAGAGCCTCTCCATGAAAGCCGCCGAGTTTGAGAGCCTCGCCAGGTACAAGGGCCAGCAGCTTGTCGTTACCGACGGCACCACGCTCCTTGGGGCGGACGACAAGGCGGGTGTGGCTGAGATATTTACCGCCGTGGAATACCTGGTGGCACACCCGGAGATCCGCCACGGGCGCATTGCCGTGGGTATCACCCCCGACGAGGAGGTGGGCCGCGGGGCTGACCATTTCGACGTGGAGGGCTTTGGCGCGGCGGTGGCCTTCACGGTGGACGGCGGCGAGCTGGGAGAGATCGAATACGAGAACTTCAATGCCGCCAACGCCGGGGTGTACATCCACGGCGTGAACATCCACCCCGGCTCCGCCAAGGACAAGATGAAAAACGCCCTCCTCATTGCCATCGAGTTTGCCTCCCTCCTGTCCCCGGCAGAGACGCCGGGCCACACTGAGGGGTATGAGGGCTTTTATCATCTCCACCGCATGGAGGGGAACGAGAGCGAGGCTTCCCTTCACCTCCTCATCCGGGACCACGACAAAGATAAATTCGAAGGGAAGAAAACCCACCTTAAGCGCTGCGCCGACTTCCTTAATAAGAAGTATGGCCCCCTGACGGTGGAGCTGGCCGTCAAGGATTCCTACTACAATATGAAAGAGAAGATTGAGCCCCATATGTACCTTATCCACCGGGCGAAGGCCGCCATGAAAAAGGCGGGGGTGGAGCCCATTGTGACCCCCATCCGGGGCGGTACCGACGGCGCGCGCCTGAGCTACATGGGCCTCCCGTGCCCCAATCTCTCTACCGGCGGGGCCAACTTCCATGGCCGCAACGAGTACGTCCCGGTGCGCAGTCTGGAGAAAATGGTGGAGGTCCTGGTGAATTTGGTCACCGAAGCATAG
- a CDS encoding Phosphoenolpyruvate-dependent sugar phosphotransferase system, EIIA 2, whose amino-acid sequence MFITDLLNEDGILLSASVANKEEAINMLISGPHRFGVLADAATCHADVLVRESQGTTALPGGIAIPHAKSRGVASLGVNVLTVPGGVDFGAADGSKSRLVFLLVGPEHDPSGYLEMLSSLLKLFTKNDQLVERLVAAKTSGEFLSILREAEGK is encoded by the coding sequence ATGTTTATCACCGATCTCCTCAACGAGGACGGCATCCTCCTCAGCGCCTCCGTCGCCAATAAGGAAGAGGCCATCAATATGCTCATCTCCGGCCCCCACCGTTTCGGCGTTCTGGCCGACGCCGCTACCTGCCACGCCGACGTACTGGTGCGCGAGAGCCAGGGTACCACCGCCCTTCCCGGCGGCATTGCCATTCCCCACGCCAAGAGCCGGGGCGTAGCCAGCCTGGGCGTCAACGTCCTCACCGTCCCAGGCGGTGTGGACTTCGGTGCGGCGGACGGCAGCAAATCCCGCCTGGTCTTCCTGCTGGTGGGTCCTGAGCACGATCCCAGCGGCTACCTGGAGATGCTCTCCTCCCTGCTCAAGCTCTTCACCAAGAACGACCAACTGGTGGAGCGCCTTGTGGCCGCCAAGACCTCGGGTGAGTTCCTCTCCATCCTCCGGGAGGCCGAGGGCAAATAA
- a CDS encoding conserved hypothetical protein (Evidence 4 : Homologs of previously reported genes of unknown function) gives MQFLGLELAVKNIPALDPGFVPLEAFFASYIRGASHPFALAVEREGGLVSVYETALRTPGELNEADRLYVDRLAKALLWLRGGWKLIACGSGAAGEYLRSAYVPGGSRDFDRGFMERVYERPFAVESRPYDARPAPRESPAPIGRHREGCRIGLDAGASNLKVSAVADGVSVFSETYPWRPKDKADPSYHLERLTAALRAAAGHLPRVDAVGISSAGVFVADRCMVASLFLSVEQEDFNRRVKDIYRTAVAALGEGIPCAVANDGDVAALSGAMELDAGGVLGISLGTSQAGGYVDGNGNVTGCFNEVAFAPVDVQEDAALDEWSGDIGCGVKYLSQDGAVKLAEKARLELSGEGPAERFAALRQYMDAGDTRAAAVYRDLGIYLGHTLALYSLFYDIRHVLIMGGVAGGPGGDILLAEAKRVLAEEYPRCTFTVAVPDAGSRHLGQSYAAATLPAVRGAGIR, from the coding sequence ATGCAATTTCTAGGACTGGAGCTTGCCGTCAAAAATATCCCGGCGCTGGACCCGGGCTTTGTCCCGTTGGAGGCCTTCTTCGCGTCCTATATTCGGGGCGCATCCCACCCCTTCGCCCTGGCGGTGGAGCGTGAGGGGGGCCTCGTCTCGGTGTACGAGACCGCCCTGCGTACCCCCGGCGAATTGAACGAGGCCGACCGCCTTTATGTGGACCGGCTTGCCAAAGCCCTGCTTTGGCTTCGGGGCGGGTGGAAACTCATCGCCTGCGGCAGCGGCGCGGCGGGGGAGTATCTCCGCTCGGCCTATGTCCCCGGCGGCAGCCGGGATTTTGACCGGGGCTTTATGGAGCGGGTGTACGAGAGACCCTTCGCAGTGGAGAGCCGCCCCTACGACGCCCGCCCCGCCCCGCGGGAGAGCCCCGCTCCCATTGGGCGGCACAGGGAGGGCTGCCGCATCGGGCTGGACGCGGGAGCAAGCAACCTGAAGGTTTCCGCCGTGGCGGACGGAGTGAGCGTCTTCTCCGAGACTTACCCCTGGCGTCCCAAGGACAAGGCCGACCCGAGCTACCACCTGGAGCGCCTGACAGCCGCCCTCCGGGCTGCCGCCGGGCATCTGCCGCGGGTAGACGCGGTGGGGATCTCCTCCGCGGGGGTCTTCGTGGCGGACCGCTGCATGGTGGCAAGTCTCTTCCTCTCCGTGGAGCAGGAGGACTTCAACCGCCGCGTCAAGGACATCTACCGTACCGCCGTGGCCGCGCTGGGGGAGGGCATCCCTTGTGCCGTCGCCAACGATGGGGACGTGGCCGCTCTCAGCGGAGCCATGGAACTGGATGCGGGCGGGGTGCTGGGTATCTCCCTGGGTACCAGCCAGGCCGGGGGCTACGTGGACGGAAACGGGAATGTTACCGGCTGCTTTAATGAGGTTGCCTTCGCCCCCGTGGACGTCCAGGAGGATGCCGCCCTGGACGAGTGGAGCGGAGATATCGGCTGCGGTGTGAAGTACTTGAGTCAGGACGGAGCCGTCAAGCTGGCGGAAAAGGCCCGACTGGAGCTGAGCGGAGAGGGGCCAGCCGAACGGTTCGCCGCCCTGCGGCAGTACATGGACGCGGGGGACACACGGGCGGCGGCCGTCTACCGGGATCTGGGAATTTACCTGGGGCACACACTGGCACTCTACAGCCTGTTCTATGATATCCGCCACGTCCTCATCATGGGCGGAGTGGCGGGCGGCCCGGGCGGGGACATTCTACTGGCCGAGGCGAAACGGGTTCTTGCGGAGGAATACCCCCGCTGTACCTTCACTGTGGCGGTCCCCGACGCGGGGAGCCGCCACCTGGGGCAGAGCTATGCCGCCGCCACCCTCCCCGCCGTGCGGGGCGCGGGGATACGATGA
- the selD gene encoding Selenide, water dikinase: MVGFDASDDAAVYKISADTAMIQTVDFFPPMVDDPRDFGRVAASNALSDVYAMGGSPRLAMNLLCFPSCLPLDVVGEILSGGAEKVREAGAVIAGGHSIEDREPKYGLCVTGFAHPSAILTNGGAGEGDLLVLTKPLGSGVLTTAAKAGLLDEGANRAMVELMAQLNKTACETMLPLKPTACTDVTGFGLLGHVEEMARGAGLTARLIASAVPTAAGALELAREGIIPAGAYRNRDYLAGKAFVDGGVPLDLADLLYDPQTAGGLVIAIPEARSRELLRRLAGAGVVAAVIGQMVRREEFNVTVGV, encoded by the coding sequence TTGGTGGGCTTTGACGCCAGCGACGACGCCGCCGTCTATAAAATTAGCGCCGACACGGCAATGATCCAGACGGTGGACTTCTTCCCGCCCATGGTGGACGACCCCAGGGACTTTGGCCGCGTGGCGGCCAGCAACGCCCTCTCCGACGTGTACGCCATGGGGGGCAGCCCTCGTCTCGCCATGAACCTGCTCTGTTTCCCCTCCTGCCTGCCGCTGGATGTGGTGGGGGAGATCCTGTCCGGGGGCGCTGAGAAGGTGCGGGAGGCCGGAGCTGTCATCGCCGGGGGCCACAGCATCGAGGACCGGGAGCCGAAATACGGCCTCTGCGTCACCGGGTTCGCCCACCCCTCCGCCATCCTCACCAATGGCGGCGCGGGGGAGGGGGATCTCCTCGTCCTCACCAAGCCACTGGGCTCCGGCGTCCTTACCACTGCGGCGAAGGCGGGCCTTCTGGATGAGGGTGCCAACCGGGCCATGGTGGAGCTGATGGCGCAGCTCAACAAGACCGCCTGCGAGACCATGCTCCCCCTGAAACCCACCGCCTGCACCGACGTGACCGGGTTCGGACTTCTGGGTCATGTGGAGGAGATGGCCCGGGGCGCGGGCCTCACCGCCCGCCTCATTGCCTCAGCGGTGCCCACGGCGGCGGGAGCCCTGGAGCTTGCGCGGGAGGGCATCATTCCCGCCGGGGCCTACCGTAACCGAGACTACTTGGCGGGCAAGGCATTTGTAGATGGGGGCGTTCCACTGGATCTTGCAGACCTCCTCTACGACCCCCAGACCGCGGGCGGGCTGGTCATTGCCATCCCGGAGGCGCGGAGCCGCGAGCTCCTCCGCCGCTTGGCGGGGGCTGGGGTGGTGGCCGCCGTCATCGGCCAGATGGTCCGGCGGGAGGAATTCAACGTCACCGTCGGGGTGTGA
- the ptsH gene encoding Phosphocarrier protein HPr, with the protein MVSETLTVTNKAGFHMRLAGAFVSAMNDFPCSVTLRHNGREIDGKSIMSVMAACMKQGAEIEIQCSGYDERAALKAAVELIRSGGENESE; encoded by the coding sequence ATGGTCAGCGAAACCCTTACCGTTACCAACAAAGCCGGATTCCATATGCGCCTCGCGGGGGCCTTTGTCTCCGCCATGAACGACTTTCCCTGCTCTGTCACCCTCCGCCACAACGGGCGGGAGATCGATGGAAAAAGCATCATGAGCGTCATGGCCGCCTGCATGAAACAGGGCGCGGAGATTGAGATCCAATGCTCAGGGTACGACGAACGCGCCGCCCTTAAGGCCGCCGTGGAGCTGATCCGCTCCGGCGGAGAGAACGAGTCCGAATGA